ATGGGAAAAGACGCAGCTGCATGGCTGATGACCATGCGAAAAAAATAGAGCAGAGTCCAGTCCACCCTTTGAGCGCTAACGGGTTTGGCTGCCAGAAACGCGGCTATGCAAAAAAACGGGACGTGCAGTCCACACGCTGGGCAGCGTAGAGAAAATGGAGAACCGGCAAGCAGCGGGCGAGTAGAAAAAAAGTGATGCCGTCCAGTCCACCCTCTGAGCGCTAAGCGATCTTGGCGCTATCGCGACCTAAAAAAGTTGCGATAGGTGGTCCACAGAATAGCGAAACCAGGAAGACTGCGGTGCAGCAGAAGCGAGCGTTATCAAAACGCGCGCTGCGGTCCAGTCCGGTTGCTTGCGGGCACATTCCCTCGGCTTGCGCACTCGGGTTCGTGTGTTGCGCAAACCGTGCCCCCGATTTTCCGCTTTCGCTACGCGGCTTCGCGGGTTTGCGGGGCCAGCTTCGGCATCGGCGTGAAATGGGGACCGCGGACCGATTGGTCGGCGTCGTGCCAGACGTGGCGCTGGATGCTTTTGGCGACCATTTCGGCAACAATCACCGCGTCACGACCGGCAAAGCCATCGACCCGCGGCGTGTCGCCGGTTTCGATGGCTCGCACAAAGTCGGCCTGTTCGTCGGCGATCGCGTTGGTCGCCGGCAGTTCGACTTCCTCCAACGGCAACAGCGACTCAAAAAGATGCTGCCGGATATGGTCTTTTTCGGCTTGCGGCAACGCATGGACGTCAAGCTCGCCAGAGGCCAAACGGGGATCGGGCTTGATCGACTGCAGCTTGCGGCTGCCCATGTCGATCTGGACGAAACCGCCGGCGTGGTAGACCTTCATCTCCCGACGCGGCTGAAAGCTGCTCCGCGAGGCGGTCAGATTAGCGACGCAACCGTTTTCAAACGTCAGGCGAGCCTGAACCATGTCTTCGTGGGGGCCAAAGACCGACGAGCCGATCGCCTCGACGGCGACGACCTCGCTTTGGGCGAGCGACAAGACGAGGTCGATGTCATGAATCATCAGGTCGAGCGTTACGCCAATGTCGACCGAGCGGAACGAGTAACCGCTGGTGCGAGCCGCTTCGATATAGCGGGGACGATCGATCAACTTGCTGGCGGCGACAAACGCCGGATTGAAGCGTTCGACATGCCCGACTTGCAGGACGCGACCATGCACTTTGGCCAAGGCCAACAGCTGATCGGCGTCGGAGATCGAGAGGGTAATAGGCTTTTCGACCAGCAGATCGACGCCATCAGCCAATAGTTCGGCCGCGACTTCAAAGTGATACTGAGTCGGCGTGGCGATGATCGCGGCGTCGAATTCGCCCGAGATTTCGCGATGCGACGCATAGGCGGGCACGCCATTTTCGGCCGCGGCGGCTTCGCGGGCGGCGGCGATCGGGTCGACGATTGCGACCAGCTCGAGCCCTGCCGTTTGTTTGGCCAGGCGAGCATGAATTTTACCGAGGTGACCAGCGCCGATGACGGCGAGACGACGTGAAGCCATGGCGGAATCCTTTCCGAGCCTCGTGTCACGCCGCCGCGTCTTGCTGCGGCGCTTCATACGGAAGTAAGGGAATTAGGCGGAGCAGCGGAGACCGAGCTGAACCTGGTTTTCCAGCAGCAGTTGCTTGACCAGTTCGGCGTTTAGGCGGTGACCGCTGCGATAGGCGATCACCGAACCGGCGATGTCGCAACCGGCCAGGGCGAAGTCGCCGATCAAATCGAGCGTTTTATGGCGTACGCATTCATCTTCAAAACGAAGTTCGTTTTCGATCGGGCCTTCGTCGCCAAAGACGACCAGGTCTTGAAAACCAACTTGCTGACACAACCCCTGCGAACGAAGCCAATTCGCTTCATCCTCCAGGATGAAGGTCCGGGCAGTCGCCAACTCTTTTTCAAAGAACTTGGGCGTCAACGTGCCGGTCAGCGTTTCGCGACCGATCGGGCTGTTGAAGCCGTAGTCGAGTCGGTACTTGAAGTCGAGCCGGAGCTTGTCGTTAGGGCGAGCTTCTACCCACGCTTCGTCATCGCCAACGCGAACCACGTCGGAGACGACCAGCAAGGTGCGCGTCGCATCTTGCTGAACGACGCCGGCCGAGCGAATCGCTTCGACATAGGCGGCCGAAGAGCCGTCGAGCCCCGGCATTTCCGGAGCGATCACCGCGACTTCGCAGTTATCGACTTGCATCCCCGACAGCGCGGCCAAGACATGTTCGACCATCTCGACGGTCACACCGCCGACCGTCAGGTTGGTGCGGCGAGGAACTTCGATCCGGTTGGCGACCGAGGCCGCTATATGGGGCTTGTTCGGCAGATCGTCCCGCACGAACGTGATTCCGGCGTCAATCGGAGCAGGTCGAAACTCGACGCGATTCGACTTGCCCGACCAGTAACCGACCCCTTCGACCGAGACCGTCGAGGCGAGCGTTCGTTGGAAACGATATTCGCCATCGTGACGCAGCAGCTGTTTCTTCATGGATGCTGGCTGAAATTGAGTTTGCTGCGAGAACCGTGCGGCGGAAGGCCGTTCGCCTCCGCCGCGGTTACGTCTTGCGAGAAAAAACTAGCGAGGAATCAGGCCGTTTTGCGGACGAGCCGTTTGGGTATCGCCAGGCGGACGAACGCCATTGTTGAGCATCGCCAGGACGTCCTGGGTGATGTCGATCCGGTTTTGGTAGATCACCGGGCGATTGATTCCTTCGAGAACCGACTGACGATTTTCAGCTTCGATCTCGGTGCTGTTGTAACGCAGGACCAAGGCGATGTTGTTACGTTCGGCGAACGCAGCGACGGTACGCTTGACCTGATCGTAGACGTTGAAGTAAATCCGGGCTTCCTTTTCCATGAAGTCCTTCTTCTGCAGCGTCATTTTGACTTGCAGTTCCGATTGCTGACGAGCGACTTCTTCTTCTTTGACTTTGTAGTCCGGCGAGCCTGGCTTGTACTGTTGGCTCAGCTCTTGAATCATCTTGGTGATCCGGTCGCGTTCGGCGCCGATCGACTTTTCAGCAGCTTCGACTTCGACCTTGAAGTCTTCCATCTGCCGCTTGAAAAGGGCATGGCCTTTGAAGACCATCGGGATGTCGATGACGGCGACATTGGTGCCCGACTGGGCGTTCGCCGCATCCGCGAGAAAGTTAACGAAAATCGCGGAAACCAAAATCGCGGTCAAAGAAAACAGTCGCTTCACTTTCAGCACTCCTTGCTGTGTTTGAATTTGGTCGTCCTGACCCCGCGGGCGAATGTCGCCGAAAATCGTCGGCTTTACGGGCAGCTCGACGTCTGCGGATGCTGTCAAACGAGCGGCATTCTGCCTGGAAACTGCAAACGGGTAAAGTCCAATATTTCGCACTTCCGTAATCGTGCGAACAGACCCGAACCGGTACGACCGCTAACTCGATTTGGTTCGTCACAATCGAGAATTAAAAACAGCCGTCGACCTAGTACTTATCGGGGCGAAGCTAAGGTTACCGTAAGCGTAATTTCCATTCCAGACCGCATAATCGTCACCTTCGCTTTGTCGCCCGCCTTAAAGGCCCGCAATGCGCCGTCGAAATCTTCGAGCCCGGCGATCTTGCTCTCCCCTAATTTTACGATGATGTCGCCCGCTTTCAGGCCTGCTTTTTCGGCTGGGCTATCGGGAGAAACGCCTTGCAACGCATAGCCTTGGCCAACCACGCTAAAGTCGGGGATGCTGCCGAAATATGGACGGGATCCAGTCCGCCGCTCGGTCGACTCCGGCGCAATCGCAACGTACTGCGGCGGCGCCGGCATCGCATCGATTGCTATCGCAGCATCCGCCAGCATGCTGGCGATGCGACGAATGCCCGCGATATCAAGCTTCTCGACATCGTCGCTCGGCCGGTGATAGTCGTCGTGCGTGCCGGTAAAGAAGTGCATCACTGGAATCTCTTTGGCGTAGAACGACGCGTGATCGCTGGGGCCGAACCCGCCCGGATCTTTGGTGACGGCGAACTTGTAGTTCTCATTCAGCTTGTCGATCAGCGCGTCGAACTCTTGGGCCGTGCCGCTGCCGCTGATGATCAACTTGTCGTCGGTCAGGCGGCCGACCATGTCCATGTTGAGCATCGCGACCGTCTTCTCCAGATCGAGCACTGGATGCTTCACGTAGTAGGCGCTGCCGAGCAGCCCGCGCTCTTCGCCGGTGAACCCGATAAAGACGATCGTCCGCTGCGGCTTGCCGTCGCGACTAACGATCTGGCGTGCGGTTTCAAGCAGCGCGACCGCGCCGGAGGCGTTGTCGTCGGCGCCGTTATGAATCTCATGCGTCCAAGGCGCCAGGCTCCCTTCGCCCCCATAGCCGATGTGGTCGTAGTGAGCGCCGATCAAGACGATCTCTTCAGCCTGCGGGCCTTCTCCTTTCAGCACGCCGATCACGTTGCTGATCTCCGCCTTTTCGCGAATCACGTCGGTCTGCCCGATCGCTTTCCAGTTGGCGATCACCCGGCTGTGCGGCTGTTTGTCGTCGTTGATTGCGGTTTCCATTTCGACCAGCGACTTGCCAAGCGCCGCTTGCACCACCGGATCGATCGCACTTCGCAGCACGAAATAGACAGGCAACTCGGGATGGCTTTCGTCGCTGCCGGCGCCCATAAAGGGGAGCACTTCGTCCGTTCCATCTTTCAGCTTGGCGCCGCTGTCGGCGATCGTTTTGGCCAGATCGGTCAGCTTGTCGCGCAGCTCCACCTTTTTGTCGGCGGCGGCATCGTCCCCCAGCGCATCGTACTCGGCCTGAACTTTGGCGATATCGGCGATGGCGGTGTTCCAAACGTTTTGTTGATCTTCAACGCGGGTTTCGATCTCGCCGAGATTGTTGACCATGATCACCGCCGCGGCGCCATGCTGATAGGCGTTGGAGATCTTGCGACTGAAGGTGGCATGACGCGTCGGATGGGGACCGCCGAAGGGGCTGTGCGGATTGTGGGGATCGCCTTGCGGCTCTTTCCGCAGCATCAACACCGCTTTCCCTTTAACGTCGAGACCGGCATAGTCGTCGTATTCCAAGTCAGGCGCCGTGATACCATAGCCAACAAAGACGATTGGCAGATCAAACTTGCCGCTACCGCCGGCGGCGAGCGGATTGAACTGCTCGCCCAAGACGAGCGGCGTTACCTCCTTGGTCTTGGGGCCGACCAACTTCAGCGTGTTTTTTTCATCCGGGCCCAGCTTCGCTTCGGTGACGACCTCAAACTTTTGAAACGGCTGACCGCCGACCGCCGTCATATCGAGCCCGAGCTCTTTCATCTGCTCGGCCATAAACTTGGCCGCTTTGCTAAGCCCGGCGGTGCCGACGCCGCGCCCTTCCAACTCGTCGGAAGCGAGAAAACCGACGTTGTCGCGAATTCGCGATTCCGCCGCCTTGTTGGCCGCTTCTCTATTGGCGACATCCGTTTCCGCCATCAGAGGGGAAACCAAGAGGGGGCAAGCGATAAGTACGATCAGCCACGTCTGTTTGATTCGCATTTTTTTTGCGCTATCCGAGAATTGCGGAAAAAGGTGGGGCATCGGCGTAGAACTGATTCTTTTCCAGCGGCGAGCGCCGGTCAACTGCCTGCGCGTCAAGCGTCATTGCTCGACCCCGCGCCGAGCCGATAAAATGGGCCAATCTTCGATTCGCCAGCTACGGGAGCAAGACGTGCCGTCCCTTTTCGTGATTCAGGGCAACGATCAAGGAAGACGTTTCGAACTGAACGACGCGGTCACCTCGATCGGTCGTGATCGGACCAACACGATTCAATTGCATGATACCGAGATTTCTCGCCGTCATGCCGAAATTCGGTTGGACGGTTCGCGGTACGAACTGATCGACCAGGAAAGCTCCAACGGCTGCTTCATCAACAACGAACTGGCCAACCGCGGCTACTTGACCAGTGGCGATCGCGTCCAATTGGGCCGAACGTTGATGATCTTTACGCATGCCGAGACCGCCAGCGAGGTCCGCGACGCCCACCGCGATCCGCTGATCCGGCAAGAAAACGTGCCCGATGGTTCGCGGATCATCCGGACCGTCCATCACAGCGAGGGGAGCCAGATCTTCATGCTCCCCGGCGGCGAAGGCCCTGAAACCGAGTGGTTCACCACCGCCCGGGCCAACCTGCAGTTGATGTATCACACGGCGCTGGCCGTCAGCCGCACGCTCGATATCGATCAGTTGCTCGACTACATCATGGGGTTGGTCTTCGATTGGATCGACGCCGATCGGGGCTGCGTGATGCTGCTTGACGAAGAGTCGATGCATTTCACCCCCAAAGCCCGCCGCTTTCGCCCTGGCCGCCAAGGCGCCGACGAGGCGATCGTGATCAGCCGCACGATTCTCGACTTTGTACTCGAGAAACGGGAGGGCGTGCTCACCACCAACGCCAGCGACGACAGTCGCTGGGATCCGGCCGGCAGCATTATCACCCAAGGGGTACGCGAAGCGATCTGCGTGCCGATGCAAGGTCGTTATGGCATTGTTGGGGCGATCTATCTCGACACGTTCACCGCCCCTGGCGACGCCGCTCTACAAAAGAAGCGTCGCTTTAACGACGATCACCTGAAGCTGATGGTCGCCGTCGCCCACCAGGCGGCTCTAGCCGTCGAAGATACCAACTACTATTCGGCGGTCGTGCAGTCCGAACGTCTGGCCGCCGTCGGTCAGGCGGTCGCTGCGATTTCGCACCATGTGAAGAACATCCTGCAAGGGATCCGCGGCGGCAGCTACCTGGTCGAAGAAGGGATCAAAGGGACCGACGTTCCGCTGATCGAGAAAGGCTGGGGCATCGTCGAGCGGAACCAGGAGCGGATCTCGACCCTGGTGATGGACATGCTCTCGTACAGCAAAGAGCGAGAGCCTGATCTGACCGCGGCCAACGTCAACGATACGGTCGGCGACGTCGTCGAACTGATGCAGTCCCGCGCCGCCGAGTTTGGCGTCGCACTCAACTACACGCCGCTGCCGCTTGAGATCCAACTGATGTTCGATGTCGAGGGCCTGCACCGCGCGGTGCTGAACGTCTTGTCGAACGCGATCGACGCCTGCCAGACGGTCGAAACGCCGAAGGTCGACGTCACCGTTTCGCTCGACGAGCAGACGCATCGGCTCAACATTGACGTCGTCGACAACGGCTGCGGCATTCCGCCGGAGAAGATTGATTCAATCTTCACCGCGTTTGAGTCGTCCAAAGGCAACCGCGGCACCGGGCTCGGTCTACCAGTCAGCCAGAAGATCCTCCGCGAACATGGGGGAGACATCGTGGTCGAAAGTTCGCCCGGGGCCGGAAGTCGCTTTACGCTTTACTTCCCGGCCCATATCGCGGCGCCGTCGCCATCGCCGCTCGATCGCCCCACGCAAATGGATTAGCAACCGACGTTGTCGGCAGGAAGCATCAATCCGCGATCGTCCCTTACACCGGCAGACGCCACGCCGTTTGAGCTAAGAATCCGCCAATTCGCTTCCGACTTGGCTTTGATGCTTCCTGCGGCTGCGCCGCCCAGATAGCGGAGCTATCTGGGCTAACCCCAAAATCGAATTTAACCCTTGTAGCCTGCCGGCTTGCCAACAAACGGGTTCTCTTCGATCTCCTCGGCGATCGTCGTCGCGGGCCCATGCCCGGGATAAACGACGAAATCCCCCGGCAAGGTGAAGAGCTTGTTGTGAATCGCATCCCGCAGATCGCCGAAGTCGCCATCGAAGAAGTCGGTGCGGCCGATGCTGCCGGCGAACAGGACGTCGCCGCCGAGAATCGCCTGGGCGTCATGGATGACGAAAACAACGTGTCCAACCGAGTGCCCTGGGGCCTCGCGGACTTCGAGCTGGATGCCGGCCAGATCGAGCACGTCCCCCTCGTCGACCACCTGATCGGCCGGGGGGCTGATCAGGGCCAGCCCGAACCCCGCCGAGAGATTCTTCTGCGGATCGTTCAGTTTTTCGGCGTCGCCGCGGCCGATAATCAGCGGCGCGTCGGGATAAGTCTTTTTGAGGTCAGCATTTCCGCCGATGTGATCGCTGTGCCCGTGCGTGTTGAGGATGGCGACCGGGGTCAGCTGATTCTGCTTGAGAAAGTCGAGAATCTTGTGGGGCTCAAGACCGGGATCGACCACCAGGCAGTCGCTGGAATCGACTTTTCGGACAATGTAAGTATTCTCATCAAACGGCATGCTGATGATCGCGTCGATTTCTAACACCGAGTTTCTCTCTCCACAATTTTGGCTGGTTTCGGTAGACTCTAGCGATTGGATCAGTTAAACGTGAGTTTAGGCAATCCGTGCCGGTCCGCGCCGTTATTGTAATTTTTCCGCCGCGGTAGGGCGATAAGACCGAAGTGCCGCCAAATATCGGCAGCTCCCGGTGAACCGACGCCCCGGTCGTTACGAATCAAACGTATACGAGTCCTAACGCGACGCATGGAAGCCGCGTGACGCAAGAATATCAGGGAGAATGAAGATGGCCGAGCCTACTCTTTCGCGACGCCGACTATTGTTGGCCGCCCCGGCTTTGTCGCTGGGCGCCGCCTCTTTGCTACGTGGCGAAGAAGGCCGCAGAAACATGAAGGAACCGGTTTACCGCGTTTCCAACAATCCGAACACCACCCAGCCGGTCGCCGCTCAGCACCCGCTGACCCCGGCGGTCGAGATGGCCAAGCGCGCCTTGAATCGCATCGACCAATCGGTCCGCGACTATCAGTGCACGCTGGTCAAGCGCGAACAGATCAACGGGAAAGTGCTCGACCCCGAGTACATGGACACCAAGATCCGTAACGAGCAGGTCGACGCCAATGGCAACATCGTCGCCCCGTTCAGCGTTTACATGAAGTTCGTCGCCCCGGCCGCCGTAAAAGGTCGCGAGGTGATTTATGTGAAGGGTCACAACAACGGCAACCTGGTCGCCCACGAAGGTGGCAAGCTGTTGAAGTTGGTGACCGTGCCGCTCGATCCGAACGGCATGTTGGCGATGCGGAACAACCGCTACCCGATCACCGAGATCGGCATTCGCAACCTGATCGTTCGCTTGATCGAAGTCGCCGAAGAAGACATGCGTTACGGCGAATGCGAAGTGAAGTTCTACCAGGGCGCCAAGATCAACGATCGGGTCTGCACCGCGATCGAAGTGATCCACCCGACCCCGCGCTCGAACTTCCGCTTCCACAAAGCGCACATCTTCATCGACGACGAACTGCAACTGCCGATTCGCTACGCCGCGTGGGACTGGCCCAAAAAGGCGGGCGAACAGCCGATGCTGTTTGAAGAATACACCTACAGCAACCTGAAGCTGAACAACGGCTTCACTGACACCGACTTCGACACCAAGAACCCGGCCTACGAGTTCTAGTGGAAGCGGCGGTAGATCGAACTACGACAAGGCGAACTCCCGGTGAGGTCGCCTTTTTTCGTGCGCTTGTCGCTCGACTAGATTCGGATTGACTCGCGAGCACGCTTCAAGATAGAAAGCTCTCTTCGCCCCTCCCAGGGACAAACCCTTCCACCACCTTATTGAGGTCGATGGCGATGAGAACTTCAGTCGCTCTCCTAGCGTTTGTATTGCTTGGCGCGTTTGGCGATGCAAATTCGTTCGCCGAAGATCTTACAAACGACGCATCACCAACTGCCACCGCGCAGCACGACGATGCCGTTCCCGACAATCTAACAAAACTATTTTCCTACAAGCTCGCCTACCGCCCCGCGACCGATAAAGAAGGTGCGGCGTTCACTGCAACGCTCACGAATGTATCAGGGCGTAAGCTAGAAGTTGTGGGGTTATACGCCAATTCGTTTGAAGGCCTGATTGATGTTGTTCGGCCCAACGATAAACCATTCCATCTGATGGACCGAGAGTACAGTATCCGTTTGGGAATGCTTAACACGGTTCCCTTTGGTGAGGAGTTGGCGGCCAACCAGACGCTGGAATGGCATATCCCGGTCGAATCTCTCAACGTGACGTGTGATCATCTATCAACATCTATGTCGATCACGATCGATGTGGAGAACCTTGATCGATATGGGACGCAAGCGACGCCCAAATTACTCTCAGGCGGCAAGGTCTGCAGCAGGATAGGCGTTCGCGTTTCAATGCCTCCAGTGAATCCTAAGACCGAATGGAAAACCAACTACTCAATCCTCACCTCGAACACGATTGAGATCCCCGCTGAGTCCAAACGCTAGTCGTCTCTTCGCCCCTCCCGTTGGTCGAGCCCTTCCACCACCTAACCAAGGTCGATGTCGATGAGGACTGCGTTTCCACTACTGGCCTTCGCGCTTCTCCTCCTGCCTAGCACCGCGTTCTTGTTGGCGGAGGAGCCTGCCGGCGATGCCTCACCCGAGGTCGTAGCGCTCGGCGAAGCGGACGACACCGGCCGCTATTCGCATCTCCTTTCCTATGAGCTCGCTTACCGCCCACCCACCGCTCAAAAAGAGGCGGAGTTCGTTGCGACGCTTGCTAACGTATCGGATCGTACGCTGAAGCTCATGGTAGATCGTCAGTCGTTCGATTCCGAAATCGAAATAACGCCATCTGGCGGCAGGCCGTACGCGGTGATGACTGAACGCGGTCGGAATGGGCACCTGTTTGGCAATACAGTACCTCACTTGTCCTCGGAGGAACTCGCCCCAGGAAAATCGATTACCTGGCGCCTGC
The genomic region above belongs to Blastopirellula retiformator and contains:
- a CDS encoding Gfo/Idh/MocA family oxidoreductase gives rise to the protein MASRRLAVIGAGHLGKIHARLAKQTAGLELVAIVDPIAAAREAAAAENGVPAYASHREISGEFDAAIIATPTQYHFEVAAELLADGVDLLVEKPITLSISDADQLLALAKVHGRVLQVGHVERFNPAFVAASKLIDRPRYIEAARTSGYSFRSVDIGVTLDLMIHDIDLVLSLAQSEVVAVEAIGSSVFGPHEDMVQARLTFENGCVANLTASRSSFQPRREMKVYHAGGFVQIDMGSRKLQSIKPDPRLASGELDVHALPQAEKDHIRQHLFESLLPLEEVELPATNAIADEQADFVRAIETGDTPRVDGFAGRDAVIVAEMVAKSIQRHVWHDADQSVRGPHFTPMPKLAPQTREAA
- the lpxC gene encoding UDP-3-O-acyl-N-acetylglucosamine deacetylase, translated to MKKQLLRHDGEYRFQRTLASTVSVEGVGYWSGKSNRVEFRPAPIDAGITFVRDDLPNKPHIAASVANRIEVPRRTNLTVGGVTVEMVEHVLAALSGMQVDNCEVAVIAPEMPGLDGSSAAYVEAIRSAGVVQQDATRTLLVVSDVVRVGDDEAWVEARPNDKLRLDFKYRLDYGFNSPIGRETLTGTLTPKFFEKELATARTFILEDEANWLRSQGLCQQVGFQDLVVFGDEGPIENELRFEDECVRHKTLDLIGDFALAGCDIAGSVIAYRSGHRLNAELVKQLLLENQVQLGLRCSA
- a CDS encoding OmpH family outer membrane protein; this encodes MKRLFSLTAILVSAIFVNFLADAANAQSGTNVAVIDIPMVFKGHALFKRQMEDFKVEVEAAEKSIGAERDRITKMIQELSQQYKPGSPDYKVKEEEVARQQSELQVKMTLQKKDFMEKEARIYFNVYDQVKRTVAAFAERNNIALVLRYNSTEIEAENRQSVLEGINRPVIYQNRIDITQDVLAMLNNGVRPPGDTQTARPQNGLIPR
- a CDS encoding M20/M25/M40 family metallo-hydrolase, which translates into the protein MAETDVANREAANKAAESRIRDNVGFLASDELEGRGVGTAGLSKAAKFMAEQMKELGLDMTAVGGQPFQKFEVVTEAKLGPDEKNTLKLVGPKTKEVTPLVLGEQFNPLAAGGSGKFDLPIVFVGYGITAPDLEYDDYAGLDVKGKAVLMLRKEPQGDPHNPHSPFGGPHPTRHATFSRKISNAYQHGAAAVIMVNNLGEIETRVEDQQNVWNTAIADIAKVQAEYDALGDDAAADKKVELRDKLTDLAKTIADSGAKLKDGTDEVLPFMGAGSDESHPELPVYFVLRSAIDPVVQAALGKSLVEMETAINDDKQPHSRVIANWKAIGQTDVIREKAEISNVIGVLKGEGPQAEEIVLIGAHYDHIGYGGEGSLAPWTHEIHNGADDNASGAVALLETARQIVSRDGKPQRTIVFIGFTGEERGLLGSAYYVKHPVLDLEKTVAMLNMDMVGRLTDDKLIISGSGTAQEFDALIDKLNENYKFAVTKDPGGFGPSDHASFYAKEIPVMHFFTGTHDDYHRPSDDVEKLDIAGIRRIASMLADAAIAIDAMPAPPQYVAIAPESTERRTGSRPYFGSIPDFSVVGQGYALQGVSPDSPAEKAGLKAGDIIVKLGESKIAGLEDFDGALRAFKAGDKAKVTIMRSGMEITLTVTLASPR
- a CDS encoding ATP-binding protein, with the protein product MGQSSIRQLREQDVPSLFVIQGNDQGRRFELNDAVTSIGRDRTNTIQLHDTEISRRHAEIRLDGSRYELIDQESSNGCFINNELANRGYLTSGDRVQLGRTLMIFTHAETASEVRDAHRDPLIRQENVPDGSRIIRTVHHSEGSQIFMLPGGEGPETEWFTTARANLQLMYHTALAVSRTLDIDQLLDYIMGLVFDWIDADRGCVMLLDEESMHFTPKARRFRPGRQGADEAIVISRTILDFVLEKREGVLTTNASDDSRWDPAGSIITQGVREAICVPMQGRYGIVGAIYLDTFTAPGDAALQKKRRFNDDHLKLMVAVAHQAALAVEDTNYYSAVVQSERLAAVGQAVAAISHHVKNILQGIRGGSYLVEEGIKGTDVPLIEKGWGIVERNQERISTLVMDMLSYSKEREPDLTAANVNDTVGDVVELMQSRAAEFGVALNYTPLPLEIQLMFDVEGLHRAVLNVLSNAIDACQTVETPKVDVTVSLDEQTHRLNIDVVDNGCGIPPEKIDSIFTAFESSKGNRGTGLGLPVSQKILREHGGDIVVESSPGAGSRFTLYFPAHIAAPSPSPLDRPTQMD
- a CDS encoding MBL fold metallo-hydrolase — its product is MLEIDAIISMPFDENTYIVRKVDSSDCLVVDPGLEPHKILDFLKQNQLTPVAILNTHGHSDHIGGNADLKKTYPDAPLIIGRGDAEKLNDPQKNLSAGFGLALISPPADQVVDEGDVLDLAGIQLEVREAPGHSVGHVVFVIHDAQAILGGDVLFAGSIGRTDFFDGDFGDLRDAIHNKLFTLPGDFVVYPGHGPATTIAEEIEENPFVGKPAGYKG
- a CDS encoding DUF1571 domain-containing protein, encoding MAEPTLSRRRLLLAAPALSLGAASLLRGEEGRRNMKEPVYRVSNNPNTTQPVAAQHPLTPAVEMAKRALNRIDQSVRDYQCTLVKREQINGKVLDPEYMDTKIRNEQVDANGNIVAPFSVYMKFVAPAAVKGREVIYVKGHNNGNLVAHEGGKLLKLVTVPLDPNGMLAMRNNRYPITEIGIRNLIVRLIEVAEEDMRYGECEVKFYQGAKINDRVCTAIEVIHPTPRSNFRFHKAHIFIDDELQLPIRYAAWDWPKKAGEQPMLFEEYTYSNLKLNNGFTDTDFDTKNPAYEF